A stretch of Clostridia bacterium DNA encodes these proteins:
- a CDS encoding MarR family transcriptional regulator, protein MTEYEAMMTIVNLRAKLEHFFFKGFSKEYPLPEDVNQTHISTLMFLHFNGSAPMSELSHLLNIEKGSFTPVANKLVAMGLIQKKRSEIDKRVYELSLTTEGFALADDFKEKHMVYMQERLKPLEKMRQEEFFRAIKSITDMIEELEKKSDDVILNDCLDC, encoded by the coding sequence ATGACGGAATATGAAGCTATGATGACCATAGTAAACTTAAGGGCAAAATTGGAGCACTTTTTTTTCAAAGGATTCTCAAAAGAGTATCCTTTGCCAGAGGACGTAAATCAAACACACATCTCAACATTGATGTTTTTGCATTTTAATGGTTCAGCGCCGATGTCCGAATTAAGTCATTTGCTCAATATTGAAAAAGGTTCTTTCACCCCTGTGGCTAATAAATTGGTTGCTATGGGTTTGATTCAGAAAAAACGCAGCGAAATAGATAAAAGAGTCTACGAACTTAGCCTGACGACAGAGGGATTTGCCCTAGCGGATGATTTTAAGGAGAAGCATATGGTGTATATGCAAGAACGCCTGAAGCCCTTAGAAAAAATGAGACAGGAAGAATTTTTTAGGGCAATCAAAAGTATTACAGACATGATTGAAGAGTTGGAAAAAAAATCGGATGATGTCATACTCAATGATTGCCTAGATTGTTAA
- a CDS encoding class I SAM-dependent methyltransferase has translation MLKHKIEKFENKERLDELNPLGTLQDIGLTKESRVLDYGAGTGIFSIAAANIAKTVFAYDINTEFLQHIKDKALSHGLTNVHTVEVGELSTIDQHSMDLILLVTVFHEIDDIDSLFEHLTTLLANNGTIVVIEFHKNKTPFGPSLAHRISKQRVAEEFAKRNFHLLEDKDLGKNFYLVSFKL, from the coding sequence ATGCTAAAACATAAAATTGAAAAATTTGAAAACAAAGAACGTCTAGATGAATTGAATCCACTAGGTACTCTACAAGATATTGGGCTTACGAAAGAATCAAGAGTACTCGACTACGGTGCGGGTACTGGCATCTTTAGCATAGCTGCTGCTAACATCGCTAAAACTGTATTTGCCTATGATATCAATACAGAATTTTTACAGCATATAAAAGACAAAGCACTTTCTCATGGACTAACCAATGTTCATACTGTTGAGGTAGGAGAGCTTAGTACGATTGACCAGCATTCCATGGATCTTATCTTACTAGTAACTGTTTTTCACGAAATTGACGACATAGATAGTCTATTTGAGCATCTTACTACCCTGCTTGCAAATAATGGCACTATTGTCGTTATTGAATTTCATAAAAATAAAACACCGTTTGGACCCTCTCTTGCACACAGAATATCCAAGCAAAGAGTTGCAGAAGAGTTCGCGAAACGTAATTTTCATTTACTAGAAGATAAAGATTTAGGTAAAAACTTTTATCTGGTTTCTTTCAAACTCTAG
- a CDS encoding DUF2812 domain-containing protein — MGKMVRKLLLDDIYAVGRNESWFSDMSKKGLHLTKIGGLFVYFEKGEPKDVRYRIEVLMDKPNQERIDLYEQCGWDLVTRTGKFYIFIAEKSDKIRELHTDPVEQGHTLDELDKLLKRNVLVFSIALVLMFGLILGPYFLLDEPVLLMVRGQFLQQVLLLVVEIYVFFRTIRNYLSIRNLKESLLQGNPATHYEGYKQARFFGGIVALFYVLIALAIIPLPIVSMNRSIEYNLPEDTDSLPFVRLAEIEESPNLEREIGTYYREVDRKNRVQSDWSLMAPIQYEIDEHGIVSGEMWADQSGEYSPSIENQFFKLTFAGLSEGLTEDLIQRYVWEPEAEIIALPYPGMDKMFIAEDGIRKQIFAYSGKKVMHVTYYGNTNIEKIIPLVAEQVIRFKG; from the coding sequence ATGGGAAAGATGGTTCGAAAACTATTGTTGGATGATATTTATGCGGTGGGGCGGAACGAAAGTTGGTTTTCCGACATGAGTAAAAAGGGTTTACACCTCACGAAAATCGGTGGACTTTTTGTCTACTTTGAGAAGGGTGAGCCCAAAGATGTACGCTACCGCATTGAAGTCTTAATGGATAAACCAAATCAAGAAAGAATAGATCTATATGAGCAGTGCGGTTGGGATTTGGTAACTAGAACGGGGAAGTTTTACATCTTTATTGCTGAGAAGTCGGACAAGATTCGAGAATTGCATACGGATCCTGTTGAGCAAGGACATACCCTTGATGAGTTGGATAAACTACTGAAACGGAATGTGCTCGTTTTTTCCATAGCGCTTGTCCTCATGTTTGGATTAATACTTGGACCGTATTTCTTACTAGATGAGCCAGTATTATTAATGGTAAGAGGACAGTTTTTGCAACAAGTGTTATTATTAGTAGTCGAAATCTATGTATTTTTTAGAACCATTCGAAATTATTTATCCATCCGGAATCTCAAAGAATCCTTGTTACAAGGTAATCCTGCCACGCACTATGAGGGCTACAAACAGGCGAGATTCTTTGGTGGTATCGTGGCTCTTTTCTACGTCTTAATCGCTCTTGCCATAATCCCATTACCGATTGTTTCTATGAATAGAAGTATAGAATACAACCTGCCAGAGGACACAGACTCCTTACCCTTCGTTCGATTGGCTGAAATTGAGGAAAGTCCCAATCTTGAGCGAGAAATCGGGACTTACTACCGTGAGGTAGATCGGAAGAACCGTGTGCAAAGTGACTGGAGCCTGATGGCACCAATTCAATATGAAATAGATGAACACGGCATAGTCTCCGGGGAAATGTGGGCTGATCAAAGTGGCGAGTATTCACCAAGCATAGAAAACCAGTTTTTTAAATTAACTTTTGCTGGACTATCGGAAGGGCTTACAGAGGATTTGATTCAGCGTTACGTATGGGAGCCAGAGGCAGAAATCATTGCTCTTCCTTATCCTGGAATGGACAAGATGTTCATCGCAGAAGATGGTATCAGAAAACAAATCTTTGCCTATAGCGGAAAAAAGGTTATGCACGTTACCTATTACGGCAATACCAATATTGAAAAAATTATACCCTTAGTAGCGGAACAAGTAATTCGATTCAAAGGATAA
- a CDS encoding PadR family transcriptional regulator, with product MQNSGGPMTEAMYYILLALIQPNHGYQLMSAIEQVSDGRIQMGPGTLYGVLTRLKKEKLIKVLQDDGRRKTYVITEEGLAALRREFLRLQKMIHDGQILEETK from the coding sequence ATGCAAAATTCAGGAGGGCCGATGACAGAAGCGATGTACTATATTCTTTTGGCTCTGATCCAACCTAACCATGGATATCAATTGATGAGTGCAATTGAGCAAGTATCGGATGGCCGCATACAAATGGGACCAGGGACCTTGTATGGCGTTCTGACGCGGTTAAAGAAAGAAAAACTTATTAAGGTACTGCAGGATGATGGAAGACGTAAAACCTATGTCATAACCGAAGAAGGCCTGGCTGCGTTACGGCGGGAGTTTCTTCGCCTACAGAAAATGATACATGATGGACAGATATTGGAGGAGACAAAATAA
- the typA gene encoding translational GTPase TypA — translation MNKKKIINLAVIAHVDAGKSTLVDGLLAQSGVFRENELVQEQVMDSNDLERERGITIYSKNCSIEHSGLKINIVDTPGHADFSSEVERIMKTVDTAILLVDSSEGPMPQTRFVLQKALAQGLRPILFINKIDKKDQRAEEVVDMTFDLFIELGATEEQLDFPIIYGVAREGIAKLNMEDDSENLDPLFELIKKHVPAYPDKDNEPLQMQVSSLGYDEYIGRLGIGRITRGMIKKNQSIVLTKRDGEIKNGKIAKVFIHQGLNRIEVNEARSGDMVVVSGLGDISIGETICDKDLVEPLPMIDIEEPTLSMNFYINNSPFAGRSGKYVTSRHLQARLDKELEVNVGLRVSPLEDTDGFKVSGRGELHLSILLENMRRESYEVAVSKPQVLFRKIDGVLQEPVERVIVNLPDQYSGTIINKLNIRKGSMTSMHSEDGYTTLEYLVPTRGLLGYRSEFINETRGEGTMVRSFDSYQPHLGTIPKRANGVLVSLNTGQTMAYSLFNLSDRAQMMVGPATDVYEGMLIGINSRPEDMVVNPCKNKKMTNVRSSGNDEAIKLLSPKIFTLEEALEFIAEDELVEITPDAIRLRKKILNEQDRAKYNRSRTND, via the coding sequence ATGAATAAAAAGAAAATTATCAATTTAGCAGTCATCGCCCACGTCGATGCCGGCAAATCGACACTGGTTGATGGGTTGCTGGCTCAAAGTGGCGTATTCAGAGAAAATGAATTAGTACAAGAACAAGTTATGGATAGCAATGACTTGGAAAGAGAGCGTGGTATCACGATCTACTCCAAGAACTGCTCTATTGAACATAGTGGCTTGAAAATCAATATTGTAGATACCCCAGGACACGCTGATTTTTCTTCTGAGGTGGAACGTATCATGAAAACAGTAGATACGGCCATCTTGTTGGTAGATTCAAGCGAAGGGCCTATGCCTCAAACTAGGTTTGTACTACAAAAAGCATTGGCCCAAGGATTACGTCCAATCCTCTTTATCAATAAAATTGACAAAAAGGATCAGCGGGCTGAAGAAGTTGTAGACATGACCTTTGATTTATTTATCGAATTGGGCGCTACAGAAGAACAGTTGGACTTCCCCATCATCTATGGTGTAGCCAGAGAAGGTATCGCCAAACTGAACATGGAAGATGATAGTGAGAACCTAGACCCCCTGTTCGAACTGATTAAGAAGCACGTTCCGGCCTATCCGGATAAAGATAACGAGCCTCTGCAAATGCAAGTTTCCTCTTTAGGTTACGATGAGTATATCGGTAGACTGGGTATTGGCCGAATTACTAGAGGTATGATTAAGAAGAATCAAAGCATTGTGCTTACTAAGCGTGATGGCGAAATCAAGAACGGAAAAATTGCGAAAGTATTCATCCACCAAGGCTTGAATCGCATAGAAGTTAATGAAGCAAGAAGCGGTGATATGGTTGTCGTTTCTGGTTTGGGTGATATTTCTATCGGTGAAACAATCTGTGATAAAGATCTAGTGGAACCTCTACCAATGATTGACATTGAAGAACCAACACTATCAATGAATTTTTATATCAATAACTCTCCATTCGCTGGAAGGTCTGGTAAATATGTAACCTCTAGACATCTTCAAGCTCGTTTGGATAAGGAGTTGGAAGTAAACGTAGGATTACGTGTTAGCCCATTGGAAGATACCGACGGTTTTAAAGTATCTGGCCGTGGAGAATTGCATTTATCAATTCTTCTTGAAAATATGCGCCGTGAATCCTATGAAGTTGCGGTTTCTAAACCGCAAGTATTGTTCCGCAAAATTGATGGAGTACTGCAAGAACCAGTCGAGAGAGTCATCGTAAATCTCCCGGACCAATATAGCGGTACAATCATTAATAAACTAAATATTCGTAAAGGTAGCATGACTTCCATGCACTCTGAAGATGGATATACAACATTGGAATATTTGGTTCCTACCCGTGGTTTGTTGGGTTACCGTAGTGAGTTCATAAACGAAACACGTGGTGAAGGTACCATGGTTCGCTCATTCGATAGCTACCAGCCTCATTTGGGTACCATACCCAAGAGAGCCAATGGAGTTCTTGTTTCTTTGAATACTGGTCAAACCATGGCCTATTCTCTATTCAACCTTAGTGACCGGGCTCAAATGATGGTCGGCCCAGCTACAGACGTCTATGAAGGTATGCTAATTGGAATCAATTCACGACCGGAAGATATGGTGGTCAACCCTTGCAAGAATAAAAAAATGACCAATGTACGTTCCTCCGGCAATGATGAAGCCATTAAACTGCTGTCTCCTAAGATTTTCACCTTGGAAGAAGCATTGGAATTCATCGCTGAAGATGAGCTCGTAGAAATTACACCGGATGCTATCCGACTTAGAAAAAAAATTCTCAATGAGCAAGATAGAGCCAAATACAACCGAAGCAGAACAAACGATTAA
- a CDS encoding TIGR04076 family protein codes for MGNEFDVKATVVSIKEPCGAGMQVGDSFCMRRKDGLGLRIEGAEGWCPEMIMTALPPMNIMASGGELSWEDEDGRACSACPDPQCCVVVAVERI; via the coding sequence ATGGGAAATGAATTTGACGTAAAAGCAACGGTGGTATCCATCAAGGAACCGTGTGGAGCTGGCATGCAGGTTGGAGATAGTTTCTGCATGCGCAGAAAAGATGGATTGGGTTTGAGAATTGAAGGGGCAGAAGGCTGGTGCCCTGAGATGATCATGACAGCTTTGCCACCTATGAATATAATGGCTTCGGGAGGAGAACTTTCTTGGGAGGATGAGGACGGAAGAGCTTGCTCGGCATGCCCAGACCCACAATGCTGCGTGGTGGTTGCAGTGGAACGTATTTAG
- a CDS encoding ABC transporter ATP-binding protein — MEYAIEVKDLKKVFGQVVAVDGISFDIKKGEIFGLLGPNGSGKSTTIRMVCGVITPTQGEGTVLGYDISKESELIKQRIGYMSQHFSLYADLTVNENLDFYGNIFGMTQTDIARRKKELIEMANLKGKEDVLARTLSGGWKQRLALGCALIHNPEILVLDEPTAGVDPVSRREFWKIITELSGEGVTVLVTTHYMDEASVCDRIGFIYNGKIISINTPEGHYAEMGMDNLEDIFIYHVLENKDKRKIIQYKDMKKVIRGKRHVQD; from the coding sequence ATGGAATATGCAATTGAAGTAAAGGATCTGAAAAAGGTTTTTGGGCAGGTAGTGGCTGTAGATGGCATTTCCTTCGATATTAAAAAGGGGGAGATATTTGGCCTCCTGGGTCCGAATGGCTCTGGCAAGTCTACCACCATTCGGATGGTCTGTGGTGTAATAACACCTACCCAAGGAGAAGGAACCGTTCTGGGATATGATATTAGCAAAGAATCAGAGTTAATAAAGCAAAGAATTGGCTATATGTCGCAGCATTTTAGCCTGTACGCAGATTTGACGGTCAATGAAAATCTGGATTTCTATGGAAATATCTTCGGAATGACCCAAACGGATATTGCTAGAAGAAAGAAAGAACTGATTGAGATGGCTAACTTGAAAGGGAAAGAGGACGTTCTGGCCAGGACCTTATCTGGTGGATGGAAACAACGACTGGCTCTTGGTTGTGCTTTGATTCATAATCCAGAAATATTGGTTTTAGATGAACCTACAGCGGGTGTGGATCCGGTATCTAGAAGAGAGTTTTGGAAGATAATTACGGAGCTCTCGGGAGAAGGGGTGACTGTTTTGGTAACCACCCATTATATGGATGAAGCATCCGTTTGTGACCGTATTGGTTTTATCTATAATGGAAAGATTATTTCCATTAATACGCCAGAAGGACACTATGCAGAGATGGGAATGGATAATTTAGAAGATATCTTTATCTACCACGTTCTGGAAAATAAAGACAAAAGAAAGATAATCCAATACAAGGATATGAAGAAAGTCATACGGGGAAAACGTCATGTTCAAGATTGA
- the udk gene encoding uridine kinase — MNPICIGIAGGTGSGKTTLVNRLTEELGDEVITLCHDYYYLPHDDLTLEDRKKLNYDHPNSFETKKMIEDIQLLKQGVSIERPVYDFIQHTRAIDTVHVEPRQVILVEGILLFENKALRNLLDIKVFVDTDADVRIIRRIVRDVKTRGRSLDSVIDQYLSTVKVMHEDFVEPSKKHADIIIPEGGHNQVAINMLLFQIKTLLKGD, encoded by the coding sequence ATGAATCCCATCTGTATAGGCATTGCTGGCGGGACCGGATCAGGAAAAACAACGCTGGTTAATAGATTGACGGAAGAGCTTGGTGATGAAGTCATCACGCTTTGCCATGATTATTACTATTTGCCCCATGATGATCTCACCTTGGAAGACAGAAAAAAACTGAACTATGATCATCCCAACTCTTTTGAAACAAAAAAGATGATAGAAGATATTCAGCTTCTCAAACAGGGCGTTTCGATTGAGCGTCCAGTCTATGATTTTATTCAGCATACTAGGGCTATTGACACAGTTCATGTTGAACCAAGACAAGTCATACTAGTAGAAGGAATTTTGCTTTTTGAGAACAAGGCTTTACGCAATTTGTTAGATATTAAGGTTTTTGTTGATACGGATGCAGATGTTCGGATTATTCGAAGAATTGTAAGAGATGTGAAGACCAGGGGAAGAAGCCTGGATTCTGTGATAGACCAATATCTCAGTACGGTAAAAGTGATGCATGAGGATTTTGTGGAACCCTCCAAGAAACATGCAGATATCATTATACCTGAGGGGGGACATAACCAGGTGGCTATTAATATGTTGTTGTTTCAGATAAAGACACTACTAAAAGGTGACTAA
- a CDS encoding HlyD family efflux transporter periplasmic adaptor subunit: protein MKNKKMKRVMILGIIVVALSLFLYLLSRGEDASIYYGEIEPDSYDVYATVPGIIDELLVREGEKIQAEQVVMSLDASSAAILQEKAELADQIALENVDKSVSPVREEERNIQNSSISQLISQRNAMSDSILGAKSLYEQSLSSSEALKTAYELQQSNYDKMLVLFETGAVSRQDLDVARLALVNSKSAYDSARLKSDKAQSDINSLINQRTGLDAQISAAEEQLKSMNAGYDEPDQRIAALNSEMIALDAQLAKINADKYEIKALNGGVVESINYAKGEYVSTGAPVISLYNPKKTLVKIYIHEKDLTKISLGMEMEFKLEVEKDIKLKGMVKRIATEPMFTPVNVVMSEDRERLVYLVELELTMTDQVRPGMLISTDFGELE from the coding sequence ATGAAGAATAAAAAAATGAAAAGAGTCATGATACTAGGGATTATCGTAGTTGCATTAAGCCTGTTTCTCTATTTGTTGTCGCGGGGAGAGGATGCGAGTATTTACTATGGCGAAATTGAGCCAGATAGCTATGATGTTTATGCTACCGTTCCTGGAATAATTGATGAACTTTTGGTGCGTGAAGGAGAGAAAATACAAGCTGAACAAGTGGTTATGAGTCTAGATGCTTCTTCCGCCGCCATTTTGCAAGAAAAAGCTGAATTGGCAGACCAGATTGCCTTGGAAAATGTGGATAAGTCGGTATCGCCAGTACGGGAAGAAGAACGGAACATTCAAAATAGTAGTATCAGTCAACTGATTAGCCAAAGAAATGCCATGTCTGATTCCATTCTTGGCGCTAAGTCCCTGTATGAGCAGAGCCTATCTAGTAGTGAAGCGTTAAAGACTGCTTATGAATTGCAACAGAGCAATTACGATAAGATGCTTGTTCTTTTTGAAACCGGTGCCGTGTCTAGGCAGGATTTAGATGTAGCAAGGTTGGCTCTAGTAAATAGTAAAAGTGCTTATGATAGTGCACGTTTAAAAAGCGATAAAGCGCAGAGTGATATTAACAGCTTAATCAATCAAAGAACAGGATTAGATGCTCAGATTTCTGCCGCCGAAGAGCAGCTTAAGAGTATGAATGCGGGCTACGATGAACCAGATCAAAGAATCGCAGCGCTTAATTCAGAAATGATAGCCCTAGATGCCCAACTGGCCAAAATAAATGCAGATAAGTATGAAATCAAGGCTTTAAATGGAGGGGTTGTGGAGAGCATCAACTACGCTAAGGGTGAATATGTCAGTACAGGCGCACCGGTTATAAGCCTATATAATCCTAAAAAAACACTCGTAAAGATCTATATCCATGAAAAGGATCTGACCAAGATTTCCCTTGGGATGGAGATGGAGTTCAAATTGGAGGTAGAAAAAGATATAAAACTTAAGGGCATGGTGAAGAGAATTGCTACTGAGCCCATGTTCACCCCAGTAAATGTGGTTATGTCTGAAGACCGGGAACGACTGGTATACTTGGTAGAACTGGAGCTTACTATGACGGACCAGGTACGCCCAGGCATGTTGATTTCGACCGACTTTGGGGAATTGGAGTAG
- a CDS encoding GNAT family N-acetyltransferase, whose translation MTEKEFNIIWNLFLESFSKDERRTKKKQYALIKNPLYHLDAYQENNETIAFLAYWNFGDFLYVEHLATEPKMRGKGIGRKIIKDLTHKSNKLVVLEAEKPHDEMAKRRIHFYERLGFYVNDYEYYQPSYGEDKDELSLLFLSHPRAISHAEFEKIRQTIYREVYQKDI comes from the coding sequence ATGACAGAAAAGGAATTTAATATAATTTGGAATCTTTTCCTAGAATCTTTTAGCAAGGATGAACGGCGCACCAAGAAAAAGCAGTATGCACTAATCAAAAATCCCCTATATCATTTAGATGCTTATCAGGAAAATAATGAAACGATTGCCTTTCTTGCATACTGGAACTTTGGTGATTTTCTCTATGTGGAGCACCTGGCCACAGAACCTAAAATGCGCGGAAAAGGTATTGGCAGAAAGATTATTAAAGACCTGACCCATAAATCCAATAAACTAGTAGTGTTGGAAGCAGAAAAGCCCCATGATGAAATGGCAAAAAGGCGGATCCATTTTTACGAAAGACTAGGCTTTTATGTGAATGACTATGAATACTACCAACCATCGTATGGTGAAGATAAAGATGAACTTTCCCTACTCTTTTTATCTCACCCTCGGGCCATATCCCACGCTGAATTCGAAAAGATTAGACAAACAATCTACCGTGAGGTCTACCAGAAGGATATTTAA
- a CDS encoding MATE family efflux transporter: MESTKELGTEAIGKLLAKYSIPAVIAMLVNAVYNVVDRIFIGQYAGESALAGLTIAFPVMMIMFAFASLIGIGGSTLISIRLGEKDRAGASHVFGNTLSFGLLVTGIMLGTILFNLNELLVLFGAIEETIIYAAGYLRIIIAGFIFQMMSFTLNSSVRSEGKPLLSMTAMIASAVTNIILDFVFIGLMDMGVAGAAYATITGQFVGLTILLSFYGRGRSELHLSIRDFVPDYHVVISIITIGFATFMSTIGTSVAMTFLNRGLGEYGGTAAITSLGAINSLYTFFIMPIMGITQGMQPIIGYNYGARQKERVNKTLKYSVMVGVVFSTVVFAMLEIFPTTFIGLFLEQGSDTVAVAVNGLRIFVMMLPLLSINLMGVAYFQSIAKGKTSMVLGMLRQFIFLLPLLFILPTSFGINGVWFATPIADGLAIIVTFFAIIRQWKQDDNIARTEVDIAV; encoded by the coding sequence GTGGAAAGTACTAAAGAATTAGGAACGGAAGCCATAGGTAAATTATTAGCGAAATACTCCATTCCGGCTGTTATCGCGATGTTGGTGAATGCAGTGTACAATGTTGTTGACCGAATTTTTATTGGTCAGTATGCAGGAGAGTCCGCCTTGGCTGGCTTAACGATTGCATTCCCAGTAATGATGATTATGTTTGCATTTGCGAGTTTAATTGGGATTGGGGGATCTACATTAATATCCATCCGATTGGGTGAGAAAGATAGGGCCGGGGCGAGTCATGTGTTTGGCAATACTTTGAGCTTTGGTCTATTGGTAACGGGCATAATGCTAGGTACCATACTGTTTAATTTGAATGAATTACTAGTATTATTTGGAGCAATTGAGGAAACCATTATTTATGCAGCTGGTTACCTGAGAATTATTATTGCTGGGTTTATTTTCCAGATGATGTCTTTCACTTTGAATAGTTCAGTAAGGTCAGAAGGAAAGCCCCTATTGTCTATGACCGCTATGATTGCATCTGCTGTGACAAACATTATATTGGACTTTGTCTTTATCGGTCTTATGGATATGGGCGTGGCAGGCGCTGCCTACGCTACGATTACGGGTCAATTTGTTGGATTGACTATCTTGTTGAGTTTTTACGGTAGAGGTCGAAGTGAACTTCATCTAAGTATTAGAGATTTTGTTCCGGATTATCACGTGGTTATTAGTATTATCACGATTGGTTTTGCAACCTTTATGTCTACGATTGGCACTAGTGTGGCCATGACCTTTTTGAATCGTGGATTGGGAGAATATGGTGGTACGGCTGCAATTACTTCTTTAGGAGCCATTAATAGCTTATACACCTTTTTTATTATGCCAATCATGGGGATAACGCAAGGAATGCAGCCAATTATTGGTTATAATTATGGAGCAAGGCAAAAAGAACGCGTAAATAAAACATTGAAATATAGCGTCATGGTTGGTGTCGTTTTCTCCACCGTAGTATTTGCTATGCTGGAAATTTTCCCAACCACGTTTATCGGACTGTTTTTAGAACAAGGTTCCGATACTGTCGCGGTTGCTGTTAATGGATTGCGAATCTTTGTAATGATGCTTCCTTTACTTAGTATCAATCTAATGGGTGTTGCTTACTTTCAGTCTATTGCCAAAGGAAAGACATCTATGGTTCTCGGTATGTTACGACAATTCATATTCTTATTGCCATTGCTCTTCATATTACCTACAAGTTTTGGCATCAACGGTGTATGGTTTGCAACACCAATTGCAGATGGTTTAGCCATTATTGTTACTTTCTTTGCAATCATAAGACAATGGAAGCAAGATGACAACATAGCCAGAACAGAGGTTGATATAGCGGTATAA
- the ucpA gene encoding SDR family oxidoreductase UcpA, translated as MGKLDQKIAIVTGAAMGNGYGGARGLARNGAKVYLADISEKVHETAQGLRDEGFDVESVVFDVRDYNAAKKAVDEIVAKEGSIDILFNNAGVIRVKSFMEMSDQDRDFHFDVNIKGVWNCAKAVYPHMVEKKYGKIVNMSSVTGTMVVDEGETAYATTKAAIWGFTKALAFEGAKYNINVNAICPGYILTPMAKQIAVESNPDNPDSVIDGIAAAVPIKRLGTMDEIGDLVAFLASDESSYLVGTQIVIDGGSTLPETFGAVGA; from the coding sequence ATGGGTAAACTGGATCAGAAAATCGCAATAGTAACAGGTGCTGCGATGGGCAATGGTTATGGTGGTGCAAGAGGCTTGGCTAGGAATGGAGCCAAAGTGTATTTGGCAGATATTTCTGAAAAAGTACACGAAACAGCTCAGGGCTTACGGGATGAAGGATTCGATGTAGAGAGTGTCGTTTTCGATGTACGTGATTACAATGCGGCTAAAAAAGCTGTAGATGAAATTGTAGCCAAAGAGGGTTCCATAGATATTCTTTTTAACAATGCTGGTGTAATCAGGGTTAAGTCATTCATGGAAATGAGCGATCAAGATAGAGACTTCCACTTTGATGTAAATATCAAGGGAGTATGGAATTGTGCCAAGGCAGTATATCCTCACATGGTTGAAAAAAAATATGGCAAGATTGTAAACATGTCATCCGTCACCGGTACCATGGTGGTGGACGAGGGCGAAACTGCTTATGCTACGACGAAGGCAGCTATTTGGGGCTTTACGAAGGCACTGGCATTTGAAGGTGCTAAATACAATATTAATGTTAATGCTATTTGTCCAGGATACATTCTTACACCAATGGCAAAACAGATTGCCGTAGAATCAAATCCTGATAATCCTGATTCCGTTATTGATGGAATTGCAGCTGCTGTACCTATCAAAAGACTCGGTACGATGGATGAGATTGGTGACCTAGTGGCTTTTCTAGCTTCCGATGAATCCTCTTATCTAGTTGGAACGCAAATTGTTATAGATGGTGGAAGCACCTTGCCAGAGACATTTGGGGCAGTTGGTGCCTAA